A segment of the Panicum hallii strain FIL2 chromosome 1, PHallii_v3.1, whole genome shotgun sequence genome:
TGACTACgatgtcatccacataagcctcgaCGGTTCACCTGATGAGGTCCCCAAAATATTGGAGCATGAACCGTTGGTACGTGGCCCCTGCGTTCTTCAAGCCAAATGGCATGGTGACGTAGCAATACGATCCGAAGAGGGTGATGAAGGAAGTCACGAGCTGGTCGAACTCCTTCATCACGATCTGATAGTATCCGGAGGACACATCAAGGAAGCAAAGGGTTTCGAACCCCGAGGTCAAGTCGACTACTTGGTCTATGCGAGGAAAAGGAAACGGATCCTTCGGGCATGCCTTGTTGAGACTCGTGTATtgaacacacattctccatttctCACTCTTTTTTCATACAAGAATAGGATttgctaaccactcggggtggtacacttcCTTGATGAATCCGGCCGCTAGAAGTCTTTCAATCTCCTTGCCGATGGCGCTGCACTTCTCCTCATCAAAGaggtgcaggcgttgcttgaccGGCCTGGAGCCTAGCCTGATCTTTAAGGCATGCTCGGCGACTTCTCTCGGTGTACCCGGCATATCCGAGGGTTTCCGCGCAAAGATGTCCTCACTGGAGCGGAGGAAGTCGACGAGAGCGCTTTTCTATTTGGAGGAGAGCACAATGCCGATTCACACCTTCTTGTCCACGGAGTTCTGAGGGTCGATGAGAACCTCCTTCACGCCCTCCGCGGGCTCAAAGGATCTGGCAATCCAATTGGAGTCAGGCGCCTCCTCCGTGGTATTCTCCCTGATGGCCGCAAGTTCCTCGGAGACGATGACCACCGAGGCGAGCTCGCAGCTCTCCACCTCACACTGGTAGGCGCGCTGGAAGGAGGAGTCGACGATGATGACCTCGTGTGGGCTTGGCATCTTGAGCTTCAGATGAGTATAATTGGGGATGGCCATGAACTTCACGTAGTATGGTCGCCCCAAGATGATATGGTAGGATCCATGAAACCCGATCACTTCTAAGGTGAGGGTCTCTGTCCTATAGTTGGTCGGATCTCCGAACGTTACAGGCAGGTCGATCTACCCAATCAGTATCGCCTGCTTTCCCAGCATGATGCCATGGAACGGTGACCCAGACGGCCGATTGCGCGACCGAtcgatgcccatggcatccagggtCTCCGTGTACATGATGTTGACTCCACTGCCCTCATCCATCAGTACCTTGGTAAGGCGCTTCATGCAGATGATCGGGTCGACCATGAGCGGGCACCTCCCTTGTTGTGGGACGCTGCTCAGATGGTTGGACGtttgaaggtgatggccgactcCAACCACCGGAGAAACGCAGGCGTCGCTGGTTCGGCCGCATAGACCTCCCGGCGTGTGAGCTTCTGGCGGTGCCTAGACTCGTAGGCGGCTGGGCCTCCGAATATCATGAGGCAGCCGGTGCTGCCTGGACTCGTAGGTGGCTGGACCTCCGTTTTTGGATGAATTTTCATGCAGATTGGTATGCCTTTGTGATCCTTTGCAAATCTCTTTCCACCACCGAGATGAAATTCATCAACTGGAATTATTTGTTTGAAATTGATTTGCCGGTGGTAAGGGGAGTAGAAGATGCTTGTAGAAGAATGAATCTTTCATCAATCATGTCCTTCAactgtgattggaatgaggaggtcATAGCTTAGTTCTATACAACTCTTTATATCAACCGCTCAACCAAGATCTTCCATTGGACCATTCAAGGCAAGCCCTTCTATATTGAGTATGCTTACTTCGTAAGCATTCTTGGGTTCTCTAATGCTGATCTTTTGAGAGAGAGGATACATGAGAAGGAAAATGTACTTAATGATGGAGAACTTCACTTCATGTATGACAGTGCATATGGTGATATTAAGTTTGGAACAATACATGGTTTGACATCTTACTACAAGCTGCTCAACCAACTCTTCTGCTACACTCTGTGTTCCAAAAGTGGTGACTCGGACAACATCTCCAACATGTCCAAGAATCTGCTT
Coding sequences within it:
- the LOC112898291 gene encoding uncharacterized protein LOC112898291; translated protein: MVDPIICMKRLTKVLMDEGSGVNIMYTETLDAMGIDRSRNRPSGSPFHGIMLGKQAILIGTETLTLEVIGFHGSYHIILGRPYYVKFMAIPNYTHLKLKMPSPHEVIIVDSSFQRAYQCEVESCELASVVIVSEELAAIRENTTEEAPDSNWIARSFEPAEGVKEVLIDPQNSVDKKV